The window ACGCCTCGACTCCCTCGTGCAGCAGGCTATCGCGCACGGAACTGCCGGCGAGTTCGTCGAGCAGCGGCAGAAGAAGGAACGGGCCGAGCTGCTGCAGGACCTGCAGGACGAGGACTGGCGCGTGCGCTACGCCGCGCTGGAGGATCTGGCGCCGACGCCGGAGCTCCTGCCGGAGCTGCGCACGGCGCTGCACGACCCCAAGCTGCATATCCGCAGGCTTGCGGTCGTGTACCTGGGCGACATCCGCACGCCTGAGGCGATGGAGCTGCTCTATGAGGCGATGGCAGACAAGGCTCCGGCCGTGCGGCGCACGGCTGGAGACACGCTGTCCGACATCGGCGATCCGGCAGCGACGCCGGTCATGACCGCGGCGCTCTCGGATTCCAGCAAGCTCGTCCGCTGGCGGGCAGCACGGTTCCTCTATGAGGTAGGCACTGCTGAAGCTTATAACGCCCTAAGCCTTGCGGCCGATGACCCGGAATTCGAAGTGGGCCTGCAGGCGAGAATGGCACTGGAGCGGATCGCCTCCGGCGAGGAAGCCGCCGGGACCGTTTGGCAGCAAATGTCGGAACGCCGGCGCACCTGACACACTCCTGCCGTAATTTGTTATTGCGTGAGACTTATAAATTGCATTATACTAAACCCTGCTAATGTTCATAATTGTATAAAGATAGCCTCATCATACCTAAGATGAGGTAGAGGTCGCGAATATTATAAGTACGCGCGCTGAGACGTTAAGAGCCGTCAATGAAGCCGCCGAAAGGAATATCCGCCGAAGTCTGTGCCGCCGCTCTTCATGCTGCACAGACTGGGGCCGTTGCCGAACAGGCACGGAACTGTCACAGTGTACCGCAGGTCTCAAGTCCAGCGGATACTGCACTGTGTTGCGCTATCTTAACAGGGAGTATGATGCGGAGCCGTATTTTCAGGAAACCGCAGATCCGTCTGCGGTTTTTTTGCGCCTACAGGATTTGCCGCCCCCTTAACCGGGCGGCGGCAGCGTACACCACTCCCCTTCATGAACAGCAACATTCAGATCAACTCAGAAGGAGTGTCTTATTCATGCAAGCAACACATGATAATCAGCAGTCCGGCAGCCCGAACGGGCCCGCTCTGCGCAAAACATTCAAAGCCAGGCATTTAACGATGATCGCCCTTGGCGGCTCAATCGGAACCGGACTGTTCCTGGCCAGCGGCGGCGCCATTGCCTCTTCCGGACCCGGAGGAGCCCTGCTCGCTTATGCTGCTGTCGGGATTATGGTCTATTTCCTGATGACCAGCCTTGGTGAGCTGGCAACTTACATGCCCGAATCCGGTTCCTTCAGTACTTACGGCACCCGCTTCGTCAGCCCTGCCTTCGGTTTCGCAATCGGCTGGAATTTCTGGTATAACTGGGCCGTTACTATAGCTGCTGAGCTTTCTGCTGCAACAGTTATCATAAAATACTGGTTCCCTGAGAGCTCCTCTACGCTCTGGAGCCTGCTGTTCCTGCTGATAATGTTCGGCCTGAACTTCCTCTCATCGCGCGGGTACGGCGAATCGGAATACTGGTTTGCGATTATCAAAATCATCACCGTTATTGTCTTCCTCGTGGTCGGTGTACTGATGATCTTCGGGATTATGGGCGGAGAAAAAATCGGCTTCAGCAACTTCCAGCTCGGCGGCAGCTCCTTCCACGGCGGCTTCTTCGCATTCGTCGGCGTCTTTATGGCCGCCGGCTTCTCCTTCCAGGGAACGGAGCTGGTCGGCGTAGCCGCCGGAGAAAGCGAGAACCCTCGCCGCAATGTGCCTCTGGCTATCCGCCAGGTCTTCTGGCGCATTATGATCTTCTA of the Paenibacillus pedocola genome contains:
- a CDS encoding virulence factor gives rise to the protein MKITFIEPTPSPNTMKLHLDESLEPGIRRTYTPESQRSAPAWARDMLAIPGVISIYHAADFAALERKGSADWAAILREVQSRFGADGLSADFNLADENAGAHFGESQVFVQMFRGIPIQIRVKTGAAEERIALAARFTQAVTDVASAVLIKERKLTDYGVRYGEPAEIAREVEQELEAAYPQERLDSLVQQAIAHGTAGEFVEQRQKKERAELLQDLQDEDWRVRYAALEDLAPTPELLPELRTALHDPKLHIRRLAVVYLGDIRTPEAMELLYEAMADKAPAVRRTAGDTLSDIGDPAATPVMTAALSDSSKLVRWRAARFLYEVGTAEAYNALSLAADDPEFEVGLQARMALERIASGEEAAGTVWQQMSERRRT
- a CDS encoding amino acid permease; amino-acid sequence: MQATHDNQQSGSPNGPALRKTFKARHLTMIALGGSIGTGLFLASGGAIASSGPGGALLAYAAVGIMVYFLMTSLGELATYMPESGSFSTYGTRFVSPAFGFAIGWNFWYNWAVTIAAELSAATVIIKYWFPESSSTLWSLLFLLIMFGLNFLSSRGYGESEYWFAIIKIITVIVFLVVGVLMIFGIMGGEKIGFSNFQLGGSSFHGGFFAFVGVFMAAGFSFQGTELVGVAAGESENPRRNVPLAIRQVFWRIMIFYIFAILVIGLVIPYTNPDLLRGGIDDIGVSPFTIVFNKAGLAIAASVMNAVILSSVLSAGNSGMYASTRVLYAMAKDGMAPRALGKLNRRGVPVGALLVTTAVGMLAFLASFFGDGAVYNWLLNASGMCGFINWLGIAVCHYRFRRAFVKQGHSLDELPYRAKWFPFGPLFAFALCLIAVLGQNMGAFTGDRIDWYGVLVSYVSLPLFFLIWAGYRWFRTSRIIPLEECDLSTTAE